The proteins below come from a single Thermotoga sp. KOL6 genomic window:
- the hydE gene encoding [FeFe] hydrogenase H-cluster radical SAM maturase HydE has product MKDIIEKLEKREFTRDVLKQALSINDKVFNDELFKLADQMRKKYVGDEVHVRAIIEFSNVCRKNCLYCGLRRDNKNLKRYRMTPEEIIERAKLAAQFGAKTIVLQSGEDPYYMPDAIVEIVKEIKKMGVAVTLSLGEWPREFYEKWKEAGADRYLLRHETANPMLHKKLRPDTSFENRVKCLLTLKELGYETGAGSMVGLPGQTIEDLVDDLLFLKEHDFDMVGIGPFIPHPDTPLANEKKGDFVLTLKMVALTRILIPDSNIPATTAMGTIVPGGREITLKCGANVIMPNWTPSPYRHLYQLYPGKICVFEKDTACIPCVMKMIEHLGRKPGRDWGSRKKVFETV; this is encoded by the coding sequence ATGAAGGACATCATTGAGAAACTAGAAAAAAGAGAATTCACTCGCGACGTTTTAAAACAAGCTCTTTCCATAAACGACAAAGTGTTCAACGATGAACTATTCAAATTGGCTGATCAGATGAGAAAAAAATACGTGGGTGACGAAGTGCACGTGAGAGCCATAATAGAATTCTCGAACGTGTGCCGGAAGAATTGTCTCTATTGTGGCCTTCGAAGAGATAACAAAAATTTGAAAAGGTATCGAATGACCCCTGAGGAAATTATTGAAAGGGCGAAACTCGCCGCTCAATTCGGTGCCAAGACGATCGTGCTTCAATCCGGTGAAGATCCTTACTACATGCCTGATGCAATAGTAGAGATTGTGAAAGAAATAAAAAAAATGGGTGTGGCTGTAACTCTGAGTCTTGGAGAATGGCCGAGAGAGTTCTACGAAAAGTGGAAAGAGGCGGGAGCAGATAGATACCTTCTCAGGCACGAAACGGCGAATCCGATGCTTCATAAAAAACTCCGGCCGGACACCTCGTTTGAAAACAGAGTGAAGTGTCTTTTAACCCTCAAAGAACTCGGCTACGAAACAGGTGCGGGATCCATGGTGGGATTGCCGGGACAAACGATAGAAGATCTCGTCGATGATCTGCTCTTTCTCAAAGAACACGATTTCGATATGGTGGGAATAGGTCCCTTCATACCACATCCAGACACTCCCCTTGCCAACGAGAAAAAGGGAGATTTCGTACTCACACTGAAGATGGTCGCACTCACACGAATTCTCATACCGGACTCGAACATCCCTGCAACTACAGCCATGGGAACGATCGTACCCGGTGGAAGAGAGATCACTCTCAAATGTGGAGCAAACGTAATCATGCCAAACTGGACTCCTTCTCCTTACAGGCATCTCTATCAGCTTTATCCAGGGAAAATTTGCGTTTTTGAAAAAGATACCGCTTGCATACCCTGTGTGATGAAAATGATCGAGCATCTGGGAAGAAAACCTGGAAGAGATTGGGGCAGTAGAAAAAAAGTCTTTGAAACTGTATGA